A stretch of DNA from Triticum dicoccoides isolate Atlit2015 ecotype Zavitan chromosome 2A, WEW_v2.0, whole genome shotgun sequence:
CCACAATGGAGGTCCACCCTGCGTGGAAAAGGAATTTTTTTTCCACTCGGGTGTCAGCAGTCGCCTATCTTTCCTCCATCTTATATTGATGATTTTGTCACTGCGTTTTTAAGACTTGTTGACACCCCGTGCGTGCGGCACTCGGATACGGCTGCGGATTTTCCACTGACAAAGTTCACAGGGAAGATGAATTCCTCCAAAATGTCTCCATCTAATGCGAATTCCATGCCGCCTTTGACCCAAAAGGTGCCTTTGGACATGATTCGCAGCAAGCCAACTAGGCTTTTAATCTGTGGATGAAGCCGTTGAAATGGGTAACTGGTATTGGAGCGCCTCTGACCACCATCCAAGTCTAAGCACGTGGACTATGTGCATACGACATATTCGCACTAGTGCACACCTATAGCACACTATCATCCAACTGTATGTACGTGCCAGACAATAAAATGTGCAATGGCTGAACTCTGTGTGATTACACGTTCTTCATCGACTGATGCATGTGCGTTAAGTCTATGATAACATCACGCACACGATTGTATAGCTCGAATTTTCGCACACGCTTGTATGTGGGTAAATGAACtttgtttggctgtgtgcatcttacttatgcagaggccgggtgtaatgcttaaaccttttaagtaataaagcgcccccTTTTTAAAAATGTGTTGAAATAAACTAATTGATTACGATCACGAGGAGCATCAGTCACATTTCCTAATATCTCTTGTTTTAAACCAAGGCAAAAGGTTTGCAACATATATTAATTAAGCATAGAGGAGAGTTTGTTACAATACAGTCAACCTTACACGGCATAAATGATTACTCACGCAAAAGAATATACCCTAGTTTCTGCTCTAGCAGTGACCCAAAGATCTGCCTCGTTAGCAATAGTAGTGAGTAAAATTGGCGGTGGGGCGCTCTTATGCCGGAAGACCCGGGCATTTCTTTCGTTCCAGATGGTCCATGTCACGAGCATGGTCAGCGAGGCCATCGCCTTTCTGTTGGGGACTCCTGTGCCAGTTCTATGTGCCCACCAATTCTTGACTGAAACATCTAGATGCCACAAGGACGTGTCCATTTGTTCTAGTCGGAATTTCTCAATGAACATCTTCCAAAGCCGAATGGTGTAGCGGCACTTGAAGAAAAGATGtggcccactctcttgctccttttTGCAAAAAGGGCAAAGACCACAATTTGGCCATCCCCGCTTGGCAAGCCCGTCAGAAACTTGTGTGTTGAGGGGCGCCTCTTATGACAACTCATACGATTCTGTGGTGAGAATTTTGTGTTTTACTGGGTCTTTTGGCGTGGCTTGAAGTCAGTCTGCTAGTGTTGCGGCTGCCTAGAGGCCGCAGGATAGGGTCGGTGGCGGTGGCGATGGCACTTCTGTAGCTTGTTCTACTCCTTACAGTCGACCACGGTTGGCAAGGTCGTTGATGATGTGTGGAGGTCGCCACGAAGCGCGACGCAGTCGTTCATTTGTCATCGTCTCGTGCCACTGTGCCTCCCTTGTCGTGGCCTCTAGCTATTGATCGCTGCTGGAGGGCTAGTTGTGCGTTTAGTTGGGACATGCTGATGGCCTCTAGTGTCCTGGATGTCGGATTGTTTCCAGGGACTGGCGTCTTGAGATAATTCAGGGTGTTATTTGCGGCAACATGGACGTAGCAGCTCTGCCCGACGGACGCCTTGCGGCGGTGGTGAGGAGGAGGGAAGGGGGGGAGGAAGGACGCCGGGCCGGAGCCCTAGCTCCGGTGACGCGCGCGCGCAgggtggggggggaggggggaggcttGGAGCGGGAGCAGTCATGCAATATTTTTTATCAATTGtgctcttttctctttgtttttttgaACTTGTGAAGGATCTTTTGAATATGTTATAGTTTTAATAaagatggttgtgtgcatcataCCCATGCAGAATCCGGATTATTTTACTATAAGAAAAGGTTAAACTGAATGAGGATTGATCACTCGCGAGCTCAAACACCCGGTATATCAACATGGCATTCATACACAAAACAAATGGTGAAAACGGACAAGGATTTTTCCAATTGCTAAGTCATTGCCGTGTCCGACGGTCAAATTTAATTGGGTGTACAAAAGCTAGCACCAACTTCCCCGTTCGGTTCCAGCATCTGTGGTAGCATGGCTCACCACCGGGTCCTGTCTGTGGTGGCCATCGTCGCCGTCGCACTGCTGGCTTCCCCCGCCGCGGCAGTATACCCATGGACAATTTGCGGCCGCAGCACCTACACGGCCAAGAGCCAGTACCTGGCCAACATCAACCGCATCGGCGCCACGCTTCCGAGGAACGCCTCCCGGTCCCCGGAGCTCTTCGCCACCGCCCTGGTCGGCGCCGTTCCGCAGCAAGTCTGGGCCCTGGCGCTCTGCCGCGGCGACGCCAACGCCTCCTACTGCCTCACCTGCCTGGACCAGGCCTTCCAGGACCTGCCCAACGCGTGCCCCTACAGCAGGGACAGCACCATCTACTACGACTCCTGCGTGCTCCACTACTCCAACATCCGGTCCCGCCCCGACGACGACACCACCTACAACCCCACGCTCCCGCTCCGCAACAACGTCAACGCCACGGCGGAGCCGGCCCGGTTCCAGCGCGTCGTGGCCGCGCTCTTGAACGCCACCGTGAGCTACGCCGTCGCCAACTCCACGCGGCTGTATGCGTCCGGAGAGGCCGACTTCGACCGGGAGCTCCCCAAGGTGTACGCCTGGGCGCAGTGCACGCCTGACCTGACGCTGGCGCGGTGCCGGGACTGCCTCACCGTGAACATCAAGACATGGGCGCCTGTGTTCACGGACTCCATAGGAGCCAGGATTCTTGGGATGAGGTGCAGCTACCGGTACGAAACAACGCCCTTCTTTGATGGCCCGGTGATGGTGCGACTGGCAGGAACGTCGGCCAGCTCTGCTGCACCGGCGTCGGCGCCGGCTGTGGTGCCCAACGTTTTGACGCCAGCGGCGGCCGCCGGAGAAGGTGAGTGCAAGTCCAGCTGTTTTTTCCAGTTCAGATTTGCAAATCTCAACTGGCCTGATATGTGTCCTCTTGAACTGGTTAATTCACAGGGAGAAAGTACAGTGTTCCTGGCATGGTTCTCATACTTCTTCTTCCTACCGCAGCAGCCATAAACCTTGTCGTTTGCTTCCTTCtctggaggaggcgccggccactaGCAGAGGCAAATCAGCCATGTATGCCCTACAAATTTTCTCAAATTTACGACAGCGTAACAGTTCATAGGGCCTAGCTAGCATGACATAACTTGTGGTGACAAACGACATTGATGTTTCAACAGATCCAGGTTATTCCGCCAAAGCCGAGGACATCGATAGTGTGGACTCGATGCTGATCGACATCTCAACTTTACGAGCTGCAACCGGAGATTTCGCGGAAACAAACAAGCTCGGCGAAGGTGGATTTGGTGCGGTGTACAAGGTACAGTACCAAGCAAACATATATCTTGAAGAAAATTCATCGAAATTTTGGTAAGTGAGCTTAGTTTTAGTTATGGTTCGATTTGCACAGGGTACTCTCCCGGACGGCGAAGAAATTGCAGTAAAGAGACTGTCCAAGAGCTCGGCACAAGGAGTGGAGGAGCTGAAGAATGAGCTCGCCCTGGTTGCCAAGCTTAAGCACAAGAACCTGGTGAGGCTTGTCGGCGTCTGCCTAGAGCAGCAGGAGAGGCTGCTCGTCTACGAGTTCCTCCCGAACCGGAGCCTCGATAAGATCCTATTCGGTACTAACAGAATCGAATCCTATTGTGGCATTTTCTCTGCAACTTGTGATACCATTGCCTGCCTGTTTATTTGCGTACATACATTCACCACTCCTAGTTTTCTGAACCTGTGGTAGACACGGAGAAACGCGAGCAGCTTGACTGGGGAAAGAGGTACAAGATCATACACGGGATTGCTCGAGGCCTGCAGTACCTCCATGAAGACTCCCAGCTCAAAGTCGTCCACCGTGACCTCAAAGCCAGCAACATCTTGCTTGACACCAACATGAACCCCAAGATCTCGGACTTCGGCCTCGCCAGGCTCTTCGGGCGAGACCAGACGCAGGCCGTCACCAGCCGCGTCGTCGGAACATAGTCAGTACCATAGCATACATATTCGAGTTCAGGCAGCAGTAGTCGTCCCACCGTGCAGAGAAACTGACTGAATTACCACCCTGTTGTTCCAGTGGGTACATGGCGCCGGAGTACGTGATGCGCGGGAACTACTCCGTGAAGTCGGACGCGTTCAGCTTCGGGGTCATGGTGCTGGAGATCGTGACGGGCAGGAAGAACAACGACTGCTACAACTCCCAGCAGTCTGAAGATGTCTTGACTACGGTACGTGCTGTTGTTTGGTTACCTCTGAATATATATGTATGTATCAGAAAGAATGTTTGGCTCATGGCTGCTGCGAATGACCCAGATATGGGAGCACTGGACGGCCGGAACAGTGCTGGCTACGGTGGACCCGAGCATCGGCAGCAGCTTCTCAGAGAGCGACGTCCGAAGGTGCGTCCACGTCGGGCTTCTGTGCGTTCAGGGGAACCCGGCGGATCGGCCGGTGATGTCGTCGGTGGTCATGATGCTCGGAGGCGAAACAGTCTCTCTCAGCGCCCCGTCCAAGCCGGCGTTCTACGCGAGGAACGCCGGTGCCGATCACTCGGTCATCTCGTCCACTGTGTCCGTGCAGGATGGTCCTGGAGTGTCTATTTAACAAGTTCAGTTGCAGATTAATTCATGCCTCACGCCTGAGGGCATGTGTAAAGAAATCTATTTTTTTTAAAGAGGTCACCCTGCATAAGTGATACACATTCTGTAAGATGGTTTCACTGCAAAATGGAGAGATGTCGTTCAAGGCAAGGTTGTTGTACTGTAACACTATTTTTCCACAAAGGAGGATAACCCCTGACCTCTGCATTGAGCGATGCACACAACAATTTTTATTATATTATTCAACAGAGTCTGACAAAACAAATACATGAATCAATCCAAAGTCATCTTCGTGACGACCTATGTTACTTCACCTACTAGTTTTATGATGTGTCGTGACCTCACACCAATGCACATCATCTAATCCGGTGGCCTCACCAAACTGCCACACGGCGAGCCGAGAGCACCATGCCCCCTACTGCAACAAGCAATGCTACACTCACGGAGGGATCTATTACGGGATGCACGGACTAGCTGGCGTGGGCGATTGGGATTGGATACAAGAGGAGGATGGGCCCCACCCCCACTGAAAATCAGGAGGGGCCTGATAAATTAGTTAGAAGGAAATTAAGTAAAAGCTTATAATGGGTTCGTGTGTGTAGGATTATTGTACTGCAACATACCACAACCTTTCGCAAGAATCATTTTGTTCATGTGCCTTGGTGTCTTGGTATGGGGAAAAATTTATGCAAGTAAGACACAATGTTGATTCTTTATAATAAGAACCTGATATCGTTCTCTCTACGAAGGACTCGAAAGCCATAGGCCGTGTATGACTGTGTAGCGAGCGTTTTGGTGGCGGCCTAACATAATTCCTCTGTTAAACTAGAATGGCTAGGAAAATTGCCCATGAGTTATAACAGGAAATGCAGGGTTAAAACACTATTATGGCAATGAAAACGAGCAAAAAAGAAAGTATGAAAGGATTGTGTGTGTTTTTAGCTCCACACTTGTCATGCGTGCATCATTGTTTAAGATCCTGCCAGTGCCAGGAATCAGCCTTAGCTTCATCATGAAGCCCGAGATGTTAGGCATCACCATGATGGCCCCCACACATTGGCAAGGCATGGCAGCCTCGGTGAGCGCATGGCGTACAACACTATAAAAAAAAGACATATCTGTATTGATACATAGTTGTTATAGTAGGTCATATTTTCTGTCTCTCATATACATCTGTGAcggttttatgacaaaatcaagacagTTATATATATGTTGCCGTAGATGTGTTCTATGATAATAATCACTTTTTCATCATGAAAGTATGCACTTTCATGATAGAAAATGGTGCGTCATGGCGTCATGGGAAGTGCTTCTTCAAGGGTAACCGTCAAGGGTGAACTATCGGGTGCGAGTTTGGATTCGATACCCGTTAATGACGTTGACCATTGTTGATCCTCCACGTGTTGTCCTCTTAATCATCAACGGAGCCGTGTGTCAACTATTCATTGGAACAAGTATTGCGCGTCTAATGTCGGCATGCGCCTACGAAGCGACGATATGTGGCATGCATGGCCCAATAGTCACCCGTCTAGTTAAAAATACCGACCCAGTCAAAGGAATGCTTAAGTCCCAGGTGACTTAGTCAAAAAGTTAGCGGACTGGAGGATTCAAGTCCCATTAATGGCATGCTTGCAGATGACTCACTTAAAGCCTGGATCCATATGCCCCATTAGGACTTGTATCAATTAATCCCAATAGTCTGTGGGACAATCGACATTATTACGGTCTGTCGATAGTTGCGGCCCATTGACGAACCGTGTTGACTTTGGACCATTTACATGCTGATGTGTCTTTCGGCCTGTTAGCGCCAGGTATTttctttgggcccatttgcggccaagTGTCTTTTGTCGTATTGACGGCTTGCGGTTTTATTGGGCTCTTTTATGACTCGATGTGTCTTTTAGCATGTTGACGACACGTCGTGTCTATGGGCCCATTTTTTGGACCGAGCTGCTTTTGTGGCCTATTAGCGGCCAATGGTGTTATTGGGTCCATTTATAGTCCGATGTGCCTTTTCGGCATGTTAAAAGGCCAATGCCGAATTGGGGCCATTTAGGGCCCAACATATACTTCGAGTAGGCTGAGGAGAGGAGGCAAAGCACCGCTTGCAAGGTGGGGACACATGCAGGGCTCGATCCTGCCGGTGAGGGCTCAAACCCTAGCTCCGCCTAGTGTAGGACGACACACAAGCAAAGAAGAACGTTTTGACTCAAATGATTTTTTTATCTTCCCATTTTACCCTTGGACTACTTTTGAGAGGGAATAAAGGACGCGGTTTGTGCAATGATGAAAATGCCCCTTGTACTACACAAAATCATGTGTAGTAAAGCGAATTTGGATCTTCAAGTTCGCTCAATTTAACAGACCATATAGATTTGATGTACCATAATCAAACTCTAATTTTAATTCCAATGTATGCAGTGGCGGAGTTTTAAAGAAAAAGTTAGGCGGGCAGCTAAAGAAGAGCACAAcatagcaaaacaaaacaaaacccgGCCAAATGAGTTCCGAAATTTTCGCTCTCCTGGGAGAGGCGACTCGGCGGCGTTTGGGCGCAGCGGAAGACGTCCAAGATCTGGCGCACAAGATTAGGAGATTCGAGGGAGTAAAAGGAGATTTGGAGATCAGATCGGATGCGGGCTCCTATCCCGATCCGTTGGGCCTCCGAGAGTCCTGGATGAGAACAAGGAAGGCAGTACGAGATCTGGCAGAGAGGGGATCGCGGTCTGAAGAACAGAATCATATCAGAAGGAAATCAGATTTCTCCAAGGAGTGCATGCCTGGAAAGACTAGCAACCAGGATCAGAGAGATGCACAAAGATCTACAGAGGCCGTCCTTTGGAATGGATAACGCGTAGAAGCATGATATCCCGGCGATCCAGGAGAGGAAGGAACCATCGGACCGAGGGAGAGAGGTTTTTCAGCAGGAAATAACAGATCAGATCACAATGGAAGGAAAGGATCTTCAGAGCCCAAATCTTCAGCCTATTGTGTTCGAGTTTGAGAGTCGGGCCATCTCTTTAAAAGCAGGCGGCTCAGGGCAAACTTCTTCACAGATCTCTCTTCCCCACCAGCATACACCAAAGTCACTGATGGCGAGCCAGGGCACGAGAAAGGACAAGGCGGCGATGCACGAGCTCGAGGAGGTGGGCCCGTGTGACCGCGTGGATGGCGGTAGCCGCAGGATGCTGAGGGGGAGTTCGTCTAGGTCCAATGGACGGGTGACCATGGATGCGCAAGCACCCGACGTCATGCTGCTCGACCTCTCAAGGGAGAGGGCGGCCATGCGTAACAGGTGGCTCGCGGTTGGTCTGTTTTTCTCGATGCAGGCCTTCAGCGCCATGGGCCTCTTCCGGGAGCTCAAGGACAGGTGGGGCTTGCGTGGCAAGCTTCACTACACGCAGTTGAAGAACAACAGGTACCTCCTTGAGTTCGAGAAGGAGGGTGACCTCCGTTTCATCCTCGACAACGGGCCGTGGTCTCATCGCGGTGACGCCTTCCTGATGGTTCCAGTGGATGGGACAAAGGCACAGGGCGATTTGGAGATCGCCCACATGCCAATTTGGGCCCAAATCTTTGACGTTCCCCCACTGTTCATGTCCAAGGAGGTTGGGGAACAGCTGGGCTCCCTGCTTGGTAAGGTCATTGCAGTTGATACAGATAGGATGGGTAGAATCCGCAATGAGTTCATTAGGGTCAGAGTTGAACATGATGTTGATGTACCACTCTCTAGGAGTATTAAAACCAGAGAGCTAGGGATGATAGGCAATAAGGAAAATAAGTTGCACATCTTAGAGGTGAAGTATGAGAGAGCTCCATGCTTTTGTGCGTATTGTGGTTGTATAGGACATGGCCAACGCGATTGTAAGCTGCCGGAGGACCTCCAGATGATGAGGTACACGGCAGCAATGCGAGCCTCTCCTTTCAAAAAAAGCAATAGTGTTAGTGGGGTCGTTCTCCCCGATGCGGGTGGAGCTCGTCGCTTCCTCAACTTCAGCTCGGAGAGCGATGAGGAGACCAGGAGGGTCCCAAAGAAGCTTGCTATGGTGCGCTACAATGAAGTCCCCGAGGATGTGCTTGCTGACCCTAGGGTGCAGGCGGCCATCGCCGCCGTCAGTGCCATCAGGGTCGGTGAGGGCACTCCACGGGGGTATGCACGCAAGTCAGACAAGACGGCGGCGTCCTGTGAGGGCGTTGTGATGGATCCGgttctgcccacggctggaagcggCGGCGGTTCAGTGGGCGTCTTGGCCGAGGTCTCTGCGGATCCCAGCTACCCGCCAGGCTTTGGACCCACCCCGCTCTATGGAGGCACGGCCATTCCGGCTGTCACCGATGCTCATAGGCCGAGCCCTGCTCTGTCCATTAGTGCACAGGAGACTGCTAGCCAGGATGAAATCAAGGGGAAAGTTTCCGAGGAGGACGAAGCTATGAAGCTGCTTGCAAATCCAGTACAGAAGGAAGGACATGTGGAGGCTGCACCAATTGAGAGTCTGGGCAAGGGTGGGGACGTAGCTGCAAAAGAAAAAGACAGAGTTATGCGGGATTTGGCTGGCATCAAGGGCAACGGGAAGGGCACACCTCACTCTGGATCGGTCCTTGGCAAGAGAGACACTCGTGGGCAGGATGATTCAAAGAGAGCAGGCACTGAAGAGGTGGGTATTGACTCTGACCAGAACAAGAAAAAGAAGGGCACAGGGCAGGGGAGCAAGGGCAAGGATGGTGGACAGGAAGCAACCGAGCCAGGGGCTCTCGGTCAACTGGTGGGTGCGATGGACGGCACCCACCAGGAGTCATGACGATAATAAGCTGGAACTGCCGGGGCCTTGGGCAACCCCGGACAGTTCAGGAGTTGGTGTGCCTAGTGCGCACCTACCGGCCTTCTCTGGTCTTTATCTCTGAAACTAGGAAAAGCGAGGATTATGTTAATAAGCTACGTAGGAGACTAGGTCTCAAGCATTGTATCTCCCATGTCGGTAAGGGAAAGGGTGCAGGTATAGCTCTCTTCTATGATGAGCAAGTTGAAATAAAAGAACTCACTATTGGCCCGCGTTACATCGATGTGTTGGTACGCCTAAATCCCCATGGCCGGCAATGGCGGGGTACCTTTGTTTATAGAGAGCCAAAAGCTAGTGAGAGGCATCACATGTGGGATCTCTTACGCGGAATTAGGCCGATGTCAAATGAACCATGGCTCATGGTGGGTGATTTCAATGAAACTGCTTGGCAACATGAACACTTTTCTAGAACACCGCGAAACGAGAAGAACATGGAAAGTTTCAGAGAAGTTCTGGCCGACTGTAAGTTGTCGACCTCGGTTTCAGCGGTCCAAGATGGATTTTTGATAATAAACAGAAGGGTGCAGACAATGTCAAGGCCAGAATCGATCGCGAGGTTGCTGACCAACAGTGGAGCTCTATCTTCCCTGAAGCTTCAATCGAGCACATTTGTTCATCTAGATCCGATCATCTTCCCCTGCTCCTTAGATTCGGTCCGAGGAAAGAATGGAGACCCCTGCATAAGGGATTCCGATATGAGTATATGTGGGAAAGAATGGAGTCGTTGACAGATGCAATTTTGAACTCATGGGAGGAGAGCGGGACAGCTGTGAACCTATCTGATATATCACAGAAAATTGCAGGTCTGCAACGCTCCCTAAACACTTGGGCAAAAAACAACTTCGGCTCAATTATAAAACAGACTGCTTCGCTCAGGAAGCAATTGGAGAGCCTGTGGAAGAAACAAGCGTCGGCTGCCAGAGACAGGGAGATTAAGGCTGTATCTAGGAACTTGGACGAGGTGTTGCACCGGGAGGAGATGATGTGGAGACAGCGATCTAGAGCATTATGGCTGAGAGAAGGAGATAAAAATACAAAGTACTTCCAACGAAAATCCTCATGGAGACGGAAAAAAAATACAATCAGTAAGTTAAAAAAGGAGGATGGTGTTTGGGTGGAGGAAATGGACAAGTTACAGGAAATGACCACAAGCTTCTTCAAACAATTGTACACTAAAGAAGAAGGAGTCGATCCTAAGGTAATAGTGGACTGCCTGAATGAAAGAGTTACTGCAGAGATGAATGCGTCGTTGGTTAAGGATTTCACGGAAAAGGAAATCAGCGATGCACTCTTCCAAATTGGCCCTTTGAAAGCTCCGGGGCCCGACGGCTTTCCAGCAAGGTTTTTCCAGAGGAATTGGAGTACTGTCAAGAGGGACGTGGTGAATGCGGTTCTGAAATTTTTCCAGGAGGGTATCATGCCGGAGGGGATTAATGACACGGTAATCgtactcatcctgaagaagaataaTCCAGAGCACCTGAAAGACTACAGACCAATAAGTTTGTGCAACATGATATATAAAGTGATCTCCAAGTGCATGGTGAATCGCTTGAGACCCCTTCTGGATGATCTGATTTCTGAGACTCAGAGTGCCTTTATCCCCGGCCGCCTGATCACAGACAACGCCACGATTGCTTTCGAGTGCTTCTACAAAATCCAGCATTCCAAACAGCCAGCTAATACGCACTGTGCTTTCAAGTTGGATTTGGCAAAGGCATATGATAGAGTCGATTGGGGATTTATGGAAGAGTCTCTCCTGAAGCTTGGGTTTGAGCAAAAATGGGTTGGCTGGGTGATGAGCTGTGTAAAATCCGTGAGATACACAGTCAAATACAATGGGGAGCTCCTCGAGCCTTTCATCCCCTCGAGAGGGCTTCGGCAGGGTGACCCGTTGAGCCCATATCTCTTCCTTTTTGTGGCTGAAGGACTAGCATGCCTGCTGGACAAGGAGATTCGTCAAGGAAAAATCACCCCCCTGAAGATTGCCAGAGGCAGTCCCGGGATATCCAACCTGCTGTTTGCTGACGATAGCTTACTCTTCTTCAAGGCGTGCAAAGAGGAGGCAGAGTGCATCATGCAAATACTTGCCAATTTTCAGAAAGGTTCAGGCCAACTACTGAGTTATAGCAAGTGTTCAATTCTCTTCAGTGAGCTGTGTCCAGAGGCGACCCAACAAGTTGTCATGACGGAGTTGCAGATCACGTCC
This window harbors:
- the LOC119354262 gene encoding cysteine-rich receptor-like protein kinase 6, with translation MAHHRVLSVVAIVAVALLASPAAAVYPWTICGRSTYTAKSQYLANINRIGATLPRNASRSPELFATALVGAVPQQVWALALCRGDANASYCLTCLDQAFQDLPNACPYSRDSTIYYDSCVLHYSNIRSRPDDDTTYNPTLPLRNNVNATAEPARFQRVVAALLNATVSYAVANSTRLYASGEADFDRELPKVYAWAQCTPDLTLARCRDCLTVNIKTWAPVFTDSIGARILGMRCSYRYETTPFFDGPVMVRLAGTSASSAAPASAPAVVPNVLTPAAAAGEGRKYSVPGMVLILLLPTAAAINLVVCFLLWRRRRPLAEANQPYPGYSAKAEDIDSVDSMLIDISTLRAATGDFAETNKLGEGGFGAVYKGTLPDGEEIAVKRLSKSSAQGVEELKNELALVAKLKHKNLVRLVGVCLEQQERLLVYEFLPNRSLDKILFDTEKREQLDWGKRYKIIHGIARGLQYLHEDSQLKVVHRDLKASNILLDTNMNPKISDFGLARLFGRDQTQAVTSRVVGTYGYMAPEYVMRGNYSVKSDAFSFGVMVLEIVTGRKNNDCYNSQQSEDVLTTIWEHWTAGTVLATVDPSIGSSFSESDVRRCVHVGLLCVQGNPADRPVMSSVVMMLGGETVSLSAPSKPAFYARNAGADHSVISSTVSVQDGPGVSI